Genomic segment of Chitinophaga varians:
TCTTTGCCTTGCAGCATAATGGTGGGTCGATTTCGTAAAAAATACAGTTGTCTTTATTGTTGAACAGTTGGTCGCTTGTGTTTCCACCGTTTGTGGGACCATAGCCAGGTGGAAGGTTGCGTAATGATATCTGTTTCCAGCTGGCGTGTATGCAACGCAGTTATCTCGCCTTCTTTTTCTGTAGAAGGGGAGGCCGTAAGCATATGGGCGGATACGGTATAGTAGCCTCTTTTGTCCCGTTGTACGCTGACGTATACTACCGGGTAGTTTAATTTCTGGGCAATTTTTTCTGTTCCTTTGAACACAGGCGTATCCTGGTGGAGGAAGGTCATCCAGTGCGCTGTCTGGGGCTGTGGCGCCTGGTCAGCGATGAAGGCTGTGGCGCTCACATGGTCGCGGTTTTTTACCATGTCCCGGAAGGTGTCCTGCATGGCAATGAGTTTGGTGCCGAAGCGGGTGCGCATTTTATACATCAGGCCATTAAAATGTTTGTTGGCCAGTGGGTGATAGATCACATACAGTTGTTGCCGGCACAGGATGCTGAAGGTATTGCCGGCCCATTCCCAGTTGCCTTTATGCCCCATTACCAGCACCACGCTCTGTTTGTCCGCTGCCAGCTGTTCAAAGAGGGCAATCGTCTCATCGGTGAAACGGCAGTGCTGTACCATCGCTTTTTTGCTGATAGTCAACGTTTTGAACGTTTCAAGAAAAAGATCACAGAGGTAGTGGTAGAAATCACTGCATATCTTTTTAAGCTCGGCTTCGTTTTTGTCAGGAAAAGAATTGCGGAGATTCTGCATTACCACTTTTTTCCGGTAGCCCAGCAGCCGGTACAGCAGCAGGTACAGCAGGTCGCTGACGAAATACAGCATCCGGAAAGGCAGCAATGAAACAAAGTAAATTACTGGCAGTAACAAGTAATAGGCAATAACAGTCAAGTCAGCGTAGGTTTTGTTGCTCTGATGAGCATTATGAAAAATGTAAATATATAGGAAAGACGGAACTTTTCACAATATAGCCTTAAAAACACGGCATTGTTATGTTTTATTATCTTTATCCAGGCATCTTTTATAAACTTTAACATATACAGATGAACACTATCCGACACCTGACAAGATGGGCCTGTATGGCTGCGGTTATTGGCTTGTGCAGCTACTGCGCGCGTTCTCCGTATGCGGCCACCAATAAAATATACCGGCAGAAAGCCAAAGGGTACGCGCATGTGATACGCGAACAGCCCGGCGCCCTGCCCGGCGAAAACGGCATCAGGCCTGCATGGTGGGCTGGCACCACCAATTACAATCTCCGCAAACCGAATATGGTCATTATCCATCATACTGCGCAAAATTCATGTGAACAAACACTGAAAAC
This window contains:
- a CDS encoding lysophospholipid acyltransferase family protein, whose translation is MLLPVIYFVSLLPFRMLYFVSDLLYLLLYRLLGYRKKVVMQNLRNSFPDKNEAELKKICSDFYHYLCDLFLETFKTLTISKKAMVQHCRFTDETIALFEQLAADKQSVVLVMGHKGNWEWAGNTFSILCRQQLYVIYHPLANKHFNGLMYKMRTRFGTKLIAMQDTFRDMVKNRDHVSATAFIADQAPQPQTAHWMTFLHQDTPVFKGTEKIAQKLNYPVVYVSVQRDKRGYYTVSAHMLTASPSTEKEGEITALHTRQLETDIITQPSTWLWSHKRWKHKRPTVQQ